In Candidatus Contubernalis alkalaceticus, the genomic window GACACGCTTTTAGTTACCTGGGACAAATATTGTTTTAGTCCCTCTTTGTCTTTGCTGTGAACAAGAGAGTTTATGATCTGTATGCTGTTTAGGAAATCATGTCGTTGGCTGCGAACGGAATTGATTAATCCTGTAATATTTTCTGAGATAGCCTCCTGGCTTTGAGCCATGACTCGTTTCTCAGTAAGGCTGATGAATTTAAAAAAGAAATAAATAATCAAACCAAATAATGCTAAAGTAAACAAAGGGGTTGTGTAAGAAGGTTCGTAAAAGCCTATTTCTTCAAAAATATGGGAAAAAATACCCAAAGATAAAAAAAACTGCAGTAAGATGGCTAACAGCAGATAATAAAAAGTAGATGTTTTTAAAAGATTTACTTTTACAAATATTGAATAAATTGAGTTTCCCAGAGGTCGTACTACATATGCTATTGGTATTGTAATCAAAAATGATGGGAAAAAAGCTTTTAATAAATTAGATAGATCCATTACTGTTTCAGATAAGGGTGCTTTGTAACAGTATACAGCAATCAGAAAACCACCTGCAGTAGAAAGAAATGTAATAACATAATAAACGAAAGCCAGCAGTAAAGTTCGAAGCCAGGTTATTTTAAACAAAATTTTTAAAATAATTATAACAAAAATTATATCTATTGCCATTTTTAATGAATTTATTTTAACAAAGTTAAAGCTAAATAAAGTTACTAATGCAAATAAAAAACTTGCGCAAACCACCTTCTTCCATAACTTTACTACATCTTCTTGAAATAAAACCAAAGTTGCTATAAGTGGGAAAATAGCCTGGGGAAGAGAAATAACGAAAAAACGAATAACTTCAAGGTGCATCTGTTTCCTCCGTATAGGGATAGATAATTTATATTTAGAAATAACAATAATAATTTTAACGCAAAGTTTTATTGGTTCATTTGCATTTTAATGGTAATACTTATCCTTCGTTACAAAATTGAATAATTCCTTCTTATGATTGTTTTAATAAAAAAAAATCGTAACAGAGGCATATAATACAATAATTTAGATATATTTGAAAACCTGTCAACAATATTAATTTCTTAAACTGTAATAATAAGCGGTAAACTGGTGATTATGAGTATCGTCTGCTGTTAGATATATATAGAATGCTAAGATGTAAGTTGGGTGTGTTGAATTTATTTTGAATAAGGGGGTATGTTTTTTACTTTAATCATAATAATCGTTATTATAAGCGCTTAAATCGTGATTATAGACGATAATACTATCAAATAATTGAATTAATGCTATTATTGTAATGATTAGATGTATTTTAAACTGGAGGTATTTATGGTGTCACAAAACAACCAATATTGCCCCTCATGCGGCGGCAAACTGGAACCAGGAGATAAGTTCTGCGCAGGCTGCGGATTTTCTGTTCAAAATTATCCAACAAAAGAGGGCCCGGTTCAGCCTGTGGCCCAAACCAAAAGTAATAAAACAAAGCCGGTGTTCATACTTATTGCGGCTCTAATCATCATTCCCCTGGTACTTTTGGCCTCCAGAAACTCGGTAACTACCGGCACGAAAAAAGCCATGGAGGATAAGCTGGCCCTGGCGGAGAAGTATCTGCTGGACCAGGAATATGAACAGGCCATTTTAGCCTACCGGGAAGTCATAGACATTGCTCCTAAAGAAGAACGGGCCTATACCGGTCTGGGAAAGGTCTATACAGTCCAAGAAGATTATGAGTCTGCGGAAGAAGTCTTAATCGAAGGGATTCAAATTGTAGATCAA contains:
- a CDS encoding Spo0B domain-containing protein — encoded protein: MHLEVIRFFVISLPQAIFPLIATLVLFQEDVVKLWKKVVCASFLFALVTLFSFNFVKINSLKMAIDIIFVIIILKILFKITWLRTLLLAFVYYVITFLSTAGGFLIAVYCYKAPLSETVMDLSNLLKAFFPSFLITIPIAYVVRPLGNSIYSIFVKVNLLKTSTFYYLLLAILLQFFLSLGIFSHIFEEIGFYEPSYTTPLFTLALFGLIIYFFFKFISLTEKRVMAQSQEAISENITGLINSVRSQRHDFLNSIQIINSLVHSKDKEGLKQYLSQVTKSVSFYNTLAAINEPVISAMLNSVITRAETKGILVKIHNNADLSILSTMAFDIARILGILLNDVMDKLSDYQEDKRWIQLIIEDKHLHLHISISSPGGLPESMEDENSKSFLYTCSDNYFRNKIQELQLIAKKVGGRIEYNDADNFKLTISLILKKP